In a single window of the Pongo abelii isolate AG06213 chromosome 1, NHGRI_mPonAbe1-v2.0_pri, whole genome shotgun sequence genome:
- the NPL gene encoding N-acetylneuraminate lyase (The RefSeq protein has 1 substitution compared to this genomic sequence), with protein sequence MSRAPGILAAWRRAPSLSVQKGSQTARHTCHPEVPLGNCFLPVYKANPLTVTRPWAERLDQVIIHVGALSLKESQELAQHAAEIGADGIAVIAPFFLNPWTKDILINFLKEVAAAAPALPFYYYHIPALTGVKIRAEELLDGILDKIPTFQGLKFSDTDLLDFGQCVDQNRQQQFAFLFGVDEQLLSALVMGATGAVGSTYNYLGKKTNQMLEAFERKDFSLALNYQFCIQRFINFVVKLGFGVSQTKAIMTLVSGISMGPPRLPLQKASREFTDSAEAKLKSLDFLSFTDLKDGNLEAGS encoded by the exons ATGAGCAGAGCCCCCGGGATCCTGGCTGCTTGGAGAAGAGCCCCCTCCCTTTCTGTGCAGAAGGGCAGCCAAACTGCTAGACACACCTGCCACCCAGAGGTTCCGTTGGGAAACTGCTTCTTACCTGTCTACAAGGCCAATCCCCTCACAGTTACCCGTCCTTGGGCTGAAAG gCTGGATCAGGTGATAATTCACGTAGGAGCACTGAGCTTGAAGGAGTCACAGGAACTG gCCCAACATGCAGCAGAAATAGGAGCTGATGGCATCGCTGTCATTGCACCATTCTTCCTCAAGCCATGGACCAAAG ATATCCTGATTAATTTCCTAAAGGAAGTGGCTGCTGCCGCCCCTGCCCTGCCATTTTATTACTATCACATTCCTGCCTTGACAGGGGTAAAGA TTCGTGCTGAGGAGTTGTTGGATGGGATTCTGGATAAGATCCCCACCTTCCAAGGGCTGAAATTCAGTGATACAGATCTCTTAGACTTCGGGCAATGTGTTGATCAGAATCGCCAGCAACAGTTTGCTTTCCTTTTTGGGGTGGATGAG cAACTGTTGAGTGCTCTGGTGATGGGAGCAACTGGAGCAGTGGGCAG TACCTATAACTACCTGGGAAAAAAGACAAACCAGATGTTGGAGGCTTTTGAACGAAAGGACTTCTCTTTAGCCCTGAACTATCAG TTTTGTATCCAGAGATTTATCAACTTTGTTGTCAAACTAG GTTTTGGAGTGTCACAGACCAAAGCCATCATGACTCTGGTCTCTGGGATTTCAATGGGCCCACCCCGGCTTCCACTGCAGAAAGCCTCCAGGGAGTTTACTGATAGTGCTGAAGCTAAACTGAAGAGCctggatttcctttctttcactgATTTAAAGGATGGAAACTTGGAAGCTGGTAGCTAG
- the NPL gene encoding N-acetylneuraminate lyase isoform X3 has protein sequence MSRAPGILAAWRRAPSLSVQKGSQTARHTCHPEVPLGNCFLPVYKANPLTVTRPWAERLDQVIIHVGALSLKESQELAQHAAEIGADGIAVIAPFFLKPWTKDILINFLKEVAAAAPALPFYYYHIPALTGVKIRAEELLDGILDKIPTFQGLKFSDTDLLDFGQCVDQNRQQQFAFLFGVDEQLLSALVMGATGAVGSTYNYLGKKTNQMLEAFERKDFSLALNYQFCIQRFINFVVKLGFGVSQTKAIMTLVSGISMGPPRLPLQKASREFTDSAEAKLKSLDFLSFTDLKDGNLEAGS, from the exons ATGAGCAGAGCCCCCGGGATCCTGGCTGCTTGGAGAAGAGCCCCCTCCCTTTCTGTGCAGAAGGGCAGCCAAACTGCTAGACACACCTGCCACCCAGAGGTTCCGTTGGGAAACTGCTTCTTACCTGTCTACAAGGCCAATCCCCTCACAGTTACCCGTCCTTGGGCTGAAAG gCTGGATCAGGTGATAATTCACGTAGGAGCACTGAGCTTGAAGGAGTCACAGGAACTG gCCCAACATGCAGCAGAAATAGGAGCTGATGGCATCGCTGTCATTGCACCATTCTTCCTCAAGCCATGGACCAAAG ATATCCTGATTAATTTCCTAAAGGAAGTGGCTGCTGCCGCCCCTGCCCTGCCATTTTATTACTATCACATTCCTGCCTTGACAGGGGTAAAGA TTCGTGCTGAGGAGTTGTTGGATGGGATTCTGGATAAGATCCCCACCTTCCAAGGGCTGAAATTCAGTGATACAGATCTCTTAGACTTCGGGCAATGTGTTGATCAGAATCGCCAGCAACAGTTTGCTTTCCTTTTTGGGGTGGATGAG cAACTGTTGAGTGCTCTGGTGATGGGAGCAACTGGAGCAGTGGGCAG TACCTATAACTACCTGGGAAAAAAGACAAACCAGATGTTGGAGGCTTTTGAACGAAAGGACTTCTCTTTAGCCCTGAACTATCAG TTTTGTATCCAGAGATTTATCAACTTTGTTGTCAAACTAG GTTTTGGAGTGTCACAGACCAAAGCCATCATGACTCTGGTCTCTGGGATTTCAATGGGCCCACCCCGGCTTCCACTGCAGAAAGCCTCCAGGGAGTTTACTGATAGTGCTGAAGCTAAACTGAAGAGCctggatttcctttctttcactgATTTAAAGGATGGAAACTTGGAAGCTGGTAGCTAG